In Fusarium oxysporum Fo47 chromosome XI, complete sequence, the following are encoded in one genomic region:
- a CDS encoding S-adenosyl-L-methionine-dependent methyltransferase, whose translation MSAPTQELHEALAADTFDDSDSTLSGVSSAASLPMAPSRMRDIAPRVRAKQPQTDSESLESLRSSVLRFQEENGRTYHAMSSGKYNFPNDASESDRLDLQHNLWLLTLQGELGLSPKIKEPAKRVMDVGTGTGIWAIEYADLHPEAQSGEANLVIRVPPNCVFEIDDLEKEWTWSEPFDFIFCRVMTGSFADMEKFVQNAYDNLEPGGYLEMQDLTYPIACDDGTLPPDCEVLRSGLLSIEASAKAGRAINLAPKYKTFLEKAGFVDVVEKRFRWPINEWPKDKHYKELGKWSYANINNGLEGLLLGLFTRFLGWSADEVRVFCSAMRKQLRDRSIHAYIPVYVVYGRKPLEEPASKA comes from the exons ATGTCGGCACCTACCCAAGAACTGCATGAGGCATTG GCCGCTGATACCTTTGACGATAGCGACTCGACTTTGTCTGGCGTAAGTTCAGCGGCGAGTCTCCCAATGGCGCCAAGCCGCATGCGTGATATTGCACCGAGAGTCAGAGCTAAACAGCCACAGACCGATTCAGAAAGCCTGGAATCACTTCGATCAAGCGTCTTGCGGTTCCAAGAGGAGAATGGACGAACATATCATGCCATGAGCTCTGGCA AATACAATTTCCCTAATGATGCGTCTGAAAGTGATCGTCTTG ATCTTCAACACAATCTATGGCTTTTGACTCTACAAGGAGAGCTTGGGCTCAGTCCTAAGATCAAAGAGCCTGCCAAGCGGGTCATGGATGTCGGAACGGGAACCGGTATTTGGGCTATTGAATATG CCGATCTTCACCCAGAAGCTCAG TCTGGTGAGGCTAACCTCGTCATCAGGGTCCCACCGAATTGCGTCTTCGAAATCGACGACCTCGAGAAAGAATGGACCTGGTCAGAGCCATTCGACTTCATCTTCTGCCGCGTCATGACAGGATCCTTCGCCGATATGGAGAAATTCGTTCAAAATGCCTACGA TAATCTCGAACCTGGCGGCTACCTTGAAATGCAAGACCTAACATATCCCATCGCCTGCGATGACGGAACCCTCCCCCCCGACTGCGAAGTTCTCCGCTCCGGTCTTCTTAGCATCGAAGCCAGTGCCAAAGCAGGAAGAGCCATTAATCTTGCTCCCAAGTACAAGACCTTCCTTGAGAAGGCTGGTTTTGTTGATGTGGTGGAGAAGCGGTTCAGGTGGCCTATTAACGAGTGGCCCAAGGACAAGCACTATAAGGAACTGGGAAAGTGGTCTTATGCTAACATTAACAATGGTTTGGAGGGTCTGTTGCTTGGATTGTTTACGAGGTTCTTGGGCTGGAGTGCGGATGAGGTCCGCGTGTTCTGCAGTGCGATGAGAAAGCAGCTGCGCGATCGAAGTATACATGCATATATCCCGGT TTACGTGGTTTACGGAAGAAAGCCACTGGAAGAGCCTGCAAGCAAAGCTTAG